The genome window AACTGCGGATACTCGTCGGTCAGGTTGGTCACGCCCACGGCCAGGCCGACACCGATAGGCAACTCGTAGCGCGCCTCCAGATCGATCAGGGTGTCCGAACCGGTCTCGTAATCCAGACTCGGACTGTTATTGGCGATCAGGACGCTGTCGTAATAGGTCGCCTTTGCTGTTGCGGACCATCCACCCAGGGACCAGTCAAGGCTGGACACGACCTTCTTCTCGGGCGTGCCGTCCTCGAACGCGAGGATGTTGGCCCGGTCGAACAGGAAGAAGGGTGAGGACGCGAGGGCGCTGGTTGACGGCGGGGTCGAGTTGACCTTGGTGTCGTTGTAGTTGCCGGCGACCGTGAAATCGAAGCGACCATAGTCGGTCGGCAGGCGATAACGGCCGACGACGTCAATGCCCTTGGTCGTGGTGTCCACGCCATTGACGAAGAAGCGCACGCCGCTGACGCTGGTTCCAGGCAGATTAGCGGTCAGGAATGCACGGATCGCATCACGCTCGGCCACGGTCTGGCCGGGACGTGCGCCGCCCGTGCCGCCCAGGGTTTCCGAATAGGCGATCCGGTCGTTCACATCGATCTGATAGGCATCGACGGTCAGATCCACAGCACCCAGACGGAAGACCAGGCCCAGCGAGTAGTTGACCGAGGTTTCAGCCTCCAGAGGCTTCGAGCCCAGGATGCGGGACACCGGATCATCCACACGGAAGGTGCTGTTCTCGGCCAGGGTCACGACGGGCACGCCGCCCACCACGCTGGCCGACAGGTTGGTCGCCGTATAGCTGAAATACTGTTGCTGCAACGCCGGGGCGTGGAAGCCCGAAGACACGGCCCCGCGGATGGCGAAGCCGGGAGTAAAGTCGTAGCGGGCCGAAGCCTTGCCGGTCAGGGTATCGCCGAAGTCGGAATAGTCCTCATAGCGGGCCGCCAGACCGAAGGAGAAGGCCTCTGTCAGCTTGCCCTCGAAATCGACGAAGGCACTGTAATTGCTACGGTCGACCTTGATGGCATTCTTGTTCGACAGGCCGGGGAAGCCTTGTGAACCGAGCGGGTTGGCTGTCGTCGTGCCCGGGATGACGATCTGAGGGCCCTGATTGTAGGACGCGGGCTCGCCGGCCGTGACCTCGAAGTTCTCGGCCCGGTATTCGACGCCGAAAGCAAAGTTCAGGGGCTCATACAGACCGATGTCCAGCGGTTTCACGCCGTCTATGCCGACTGTGAACTGGTCGTAGGACAGGCCGCCGGCATCGAACTCACGCTGGGACGTCGTGCCATAAGTGCGGTTCAGCGAGTTGACGACGCGGTAGTCCAGCGCGTTGCTGCCATATCCGGCCGACAGATCCCAATCGATGCCGAAGGCCGGACCCTTGATACCGCCGTAGATGTTCTTGTCGACGATTTCGGTCTCGATCAGCGGCAGGAAGCCGTTCGGATAGATGGTGATGTCGTTGCGGGTCTCGTTGAAAGCGCGCGCTGTGGCGGCGGACGAGCTGGCTTTGTGCTGGACGCCGCCAAACGCATAGGCCGTCCAGTCATTGCTCAACGGCTTGCCGGCGTTGAACCAAAGGCTCTGGCTCTGCACGTCCGGGTCACCGAAACGGCCGATGACCTGGTTGGAGGCTCCGCCGTTGACGGCCGATGGCGCGGCGTAGTCGGAGCGGTTCGTAGGGTCCCGGGTCTGCAACTCACCAGCGAAGGTGATGAAGCCGTCGTCGCCCAGCGGCAATCCGATCCAACCGGCCAAGGACTGCTGTTCGCCATCCTCGGCCTTGTGATCGCCACGCGCGGTCGTGAAGGTCGTGTCGAACCGCCCGTAGTTGTAAGTCAGGCCGCCACCCGAGTCAGCTTCGCGCAGGCGCAGGTTCAGCACGCCGGCAATGGCGTCGGACCCATACTGGGCGGACGCCCCGTCCCGCAGCACTTCGACGGAGCCGAGAGCGACCGAGGGTATGGTGTTCAGATCGAAGGCGGTCGAGCCGCGTCCCAGGCTGCCGTTGACGTTGACCAGGGCGCTGACGTGGCCGCGCTGACCGTTGATGAGGACCAGGGTCTGGTCCGGGGCCAAGCCGCGCAGCGAGGCGGGACGGACGTGATCGGAGCCATCCGAGATCGCCGGGCGCGGGAAGTTGATAGACGGTGCCGCATTGGCCAGGGCAGCGGCCGTCTCGGTGCCCGTGCCCGTACGGGTCAGGGTCTGGGCGCTGATCACGTCCACCGGCGCGATGGTGTCCAGGCGGCTGCGGCCGACGGTGCGGGTCCCGGTGACGACGATTTCGTCGACCTGGCTGGCGTCATCCTGCGGCGGCGCGGACTGCGCGGAGGCGACGAGCGGGCAGGCGAGCAGGGTCGCGGCGGATGCGAACCCGAGCAGGAGGGAGCGGCTGGTTATTCTGAGCATGTTCTGGACCTGACGACCGAAGGGGAGGAACGGCGCGACCGCCGCGTAACCAAGCGAAACTGTTCAGCACCGGCTGGTGCGGACGGACCCACAGCGCACCAAGAGCGCAAGATTTTTGCGCCGACGGAGCTCAGGGTCCGGTGCCATGCAAG of Brevundimonas subvibrioides contains these proteins:
- a CDS encoding TonB-dependent receptor plug domain-containing protein — its product is MLRITSRSLLLGFASAATLLACPLVASAQSAPPQDDASQVDEIVVTGTRTVGRSRLDTIAPVDVISAQTLTRTGTGTETAAALANAAPSINFPRPAISDGSDHVRPASLRGLAPDQTLVLINGQRGHVSALVNVNGSLGRGSTAFDLNTIPSVALGSVEVLRDGASAQYGSDAIAGVLNLRLREADSGGGLTYNYGRFDTTFTTARGDHKAEDGEQQSLAGWIGLPLGDDGFITFAGELQTRDPTNRSDYAAPSAVNGGASNQVIGRFGDPDVQSQSLWFNAGKPLSNDWTAYAFGGVQHKASSSAATARAFNETRNDITIYPNGFLPLIETEIVDKNIYGGIKGPAFGIDWDLSAGYGSNALDYRVVNSLNRTYGTTSQREFDAGGLSYDQFTVGIDGVKPLDIGLYEPLNFAFGVEYRAENFEVTAGEPASYNQGPQIVIPGTTTANPLGSQGFPGLSNKNAIKVDRSNYSAFVDFEGKLTEAFSFGLAARYEDYSDFGDTLTGKASARYDFTPGFAIRGAVSSGFHAPALQQQYFSYTATNLSASVVGGVPVVTLAENSTFRVDDPVSRILGSKPLEAETSVNYSLGLVFRLGAVDLTVDAYQIDVNDRIAYSETLGGTGGARPGQTVAERDAIRAFLTANLPGTSVSGVRFFVNGVDTTTKGIDVVGRYRLPTDYGRFDFTVAGNYNDTKVNSTPPSTSALASSPFFLFDRANILAFEDGTPEKKVVSSLDWSLGGWSATAKATYYDSVLIANNSPSLDYETGSDTLIDLEARYELPIGVGLAVGVTNLTDEYPQFTPAAINGSTGSTGFPQYSPYGFNGRFVYGRVSYNF